Proteins from a single region of Heliomicrobium gestii:
- the fliK gene encoding flagellar hook-length control protein FliK — protein MDISQVLLRALLSGMEQRNRTEGANWKVGSIVNGLVLEMLLKDTYAVNVEGKKLTLQSPFPLSPGEEIRLEVQGHDEGQVKARLLPPESRDAAADRAANLLKQAGIDDTPQNRMILKSLTASMLGLTRENFQQAARGMALLGKVDEQAAQTAAFALKTGTPMNAETLRMVQSAFAGTPLQGLQEWIHDAKKAMQVQGGAVPDALLQLEAELAQALPESDDPAEALAQKLARLLESQLPASGRDGRGDSLSGAAKALPSTETTNAAAMSPSGEPLDSVGKGQEKPVRLFVSDLSTGKEGAAASEESGDEGGNVKGRVLNGAEEMTEAGSKERSVKSALERFPIDRMTTEKAAAERPAIEKPVTDKATTEKKATVKAPEEGAAQGTTEGTAKDRGASLTQQISRAIREVESFFTNRGADIADSADLLARGGAIEERLAGHQVLQGLDKGTQGANDYLSFSIPYRLAGGKEGNGQLRVYKDGKNRTLDPENVRMALVLDTENLGFVTIELAVLRKEVQSRVTVAEPAVMEAGKSAWPDLQQAMAEQGFHLGGANWRVGAPVDLRPAPNDGNQVREPGRLNIRI, from the coding sequence ATGGATATCAGCCAGGTGCTGTTACGGGCGTTGCTCTCTGGCATGGAACAGCGCAACAGGACAGAGGGAGCTAACTGGAAGGTTGGTTCGATCGTCAATGGGCTGGTGCTGGAGATGCTGCTCAAGGACACTTATGCGGTGAATGTGGAGGGCAAGAAGCTCACCCTTCAGTCACCTTTCCCGCTTTCTCCCGGCGAGGAGATCCGGTTGGAGGTGCAAGGCCATGATGAGGGGCAGGTAAAAGCTCGATTGCTGCCGCCGGAAAGCCGTGACGCCGCTGCCGATCGGGCAGCAAACCTGTTGAAACAGGCCGGGATCGACGATACACCCCAGAACCGGATGATCCTGAAATCCCTGACAGCCTCTATGCTGGGTTTGACGCGGGAAAACTTCCAGCAGGCGGCCCGTGGCATGGCGTTGCTCGGCAAGGTCGACGAACAAGCAGCCCAAACGGCAGCCTTTGCCCTGAAGACAGGAACACCCATGAATGCCGAAACGCTGCGCATGGTGCAATCGGCCTTTGCCGGCACGCCCCTGCAAGGGTTGCAGGAATGGATTCATGACGCGAAAAAGGCGATGCAGGTCCAAGGGGGAGCCGTCCCAGATGCGTTGCTTCAGTTGGAGGCGGAACTGGCCCAGGCGCTGCCGGAATCGGATGATCCGGCAGAGGCGCTTGCGCAAAAGCTGGCACGGCTGTTAGAAAGTCAACTGCCGGCAAGCGGTCGGGACGGTCGAGGGGATTCCCTTTCTGGCGCGGCGAAAGCCCTCCCGTCGACGGAAACAACGAATGCGGCTGCGATGTCCCCATCCGGTGAGCCCCTTGACAGCGTCGGCAAGGGGCAGGAAAAACCGGTGCGCCTGTTTGTCTCTGACCTGTCCACAGGAAAGGAAGGCGCAGCCGCGTCTGAAGAGTCCGGCGATGAAGGCGGAAACGTCAAAGGAAGGGTCCTCAACGGCGCTGAGGAGATGACGGAAGCCGGCTCAAAGGAGCGGTCTGTCAAATCAGCGCTGGAACGGTTCCCCATCGACAGGATGACGACGGAGAAGGCTGCCGCAGAGCGACCTGCGATAGAAAAACCGGTTACGGACAAAGCGACGACAGAGAAAAAGGCGACCGTCAAGGCGCCAGAGGAGGGAGCCGCCCAGGGAACAACGGAGGGGACGGCGAAAGACCGGGGCGCTTCGCTGACCCAGCAGATTTCTCGAGCGATTCGGGAGGTGGAGTCTTTTTTCACGAACCGGGGCGCCGATATTGCCGACTCGGCAGATCTGCTGGCGCGAGGCGGGGCGATTGAGGAACGGTTGGCCGGGCACCAGGTGTTGCAGGGTCTGGACAAGGGAACCCAGGGGGCCAATGATTACCTGTCCTTCTCCATCCCCTACCGCTTGGCTGGGGGCAAGGAAGGGAACGGTCAACTCCGTGTTTATAAGGACGGAAAAAACCGCACCCTCGATCCGGAGAATGTTCGGATGGCCCTTGTCCTGGATACAGAGAACCTCGGATTTGTCACGATTGAACTGGCTGTGTTGCGCAAGGAGGTCCAGAGCAGGGTGACTGTGGCCGAACCTGCTGTGATGGAAGCGGGAAAGTCGGCTTGGCCGGACTTGCAGCAAGCGATGGCTGAACAGGGATTTCATCTTGGCGGCGCAAACTGGCGGGTCGGGGCGCCCGTTGACTTGCGTCCGGCGCCGAACGATGGGAATCAGGTCCGTGAGCCGGGGCGTCTGAACATTCGCATCTGA
- a CDS encoding NADH-quinone oxidoreductase subunit A, with protein sequence MLKEYLGISLFLAAGLIIPFLAFAVSRLLQPRSNSPMKGDPYECGMETIGETWIQFKSNYFLYALVFVAFDVETVFLYPWAVKFQQLGAFAIVEMFIFITILVVGFWYAWKEGALEWK encoded by the coding sequence TTGTTGAAGGAATACTTGGGCATCAGTTTGTTCCTGGCCGCTGGTTTGATCATTCCCTTCCTCGCCTTTGCCGTCTCCCGGTTGCTCCAGCCCCGCAGTAACAGCCCCATGAAGGGGGATCCCTATGAGTGCGGTATGGAAACCATCGGCGAAACGTGGATCCAGTTCAAGTCCAACTATTTTCTCTATGCCTTGGTCTTCGTGGCCTTTGACGTAGAGACCGTATTCCTCTATCCCTGGGCCGTTAAATTCCAGCAACTGGGCGCCTTCGCGATTGTGGAGATGTTTATCTTCATCACCATTCTCGTCGTCGGTTTCTGGTATGCCTGGAAGGAAGGAGCTTTGGAATGGAAATAG
- a CDS encoding ribonuclease HII encodes MSKSSLLLKELWMERESLLHGKGFQVIAGVDEAGRGPLAGPVAAAAVILPPGCIIEGLNDSKKLTPARREMLAEVIKGRSLAWGVGIISSRVIDRIGIVPSTFRAMALAIERLGLRPDYLIVDGNQKLPRYEGIQEALVDGDALAAPVAAASIVAKVVRDGLMERYAPLFPGYGFEQHKGYGTRAHRSAILERGVCPLHRVTFVHLNEPKGG; translated from the coding sequence GTGTCAAAGAGCAGTCTTTTATTGAAGGAATTATGGATGGAGCGAGAATCGCTGCTGCACGGGAAAGGTTTTCAGGTCATTGCCGGTGTCGATGAGGCGGGGCGGGGGCCATTGGCCGGACCTGTGGCGGCTGCGGCGGTGATCCTGCCGCCAGGCTGTATCATCGAAGGATTGAACGATTCCAAAAAATTGACGCCTGCCCGGAGGGAAATGCTGGCAGAGGTGATCAAAGGCCGGTCACTCGCCTGGGGGGTAGGCATCATATCGTCACGGGTGATCGACCGGATCGGCATCGTGCCGTCAACTTTTCGGGCGATGGCGTTGGCGATCGAGCGGTTGGGTCTGCGTCCCGACTACCTGATCGTGGACGGGAATCAAAAACTTCCCCGATATGAAGGCATTCAGGAGGCTTTGGTCGACGGCGATGCCTTGGCTGCGCCGGTCGCCGCCGCTTCGATCGTCGCCAAGGTGGTTCGCGATGGGCTGATGGAGCGCTATGCACCGCTGTTTCCCGGCTATGGCTTTGAGCAGCACAAAGGCTATGGCACGCGGGCTCACCGTTCGGCCATCCTGGAGCGGGGCGTCTGTCCGTTGCACCGGGTCACCTTTGTGCACCTCAACGAGCCAAAGGGGGGCTGA
- a CDS encoding EscU/YscU/HrcU family type III secretion system export apparatus switch protein yields the protein MDGSAKKPVKAEEAAVALRFDPSEDVAPKVIATGKGHLARRILEIAREKEIPVYEDPTLIQLLSKLDLGAEVPPELYRMVAEVLAFVYRLDKGMAKG from the coding sequence ATGGATGGGTCGGCAAAGAAGCCTGTGAAAGCAGAGGAGGCGGCGGTGGCCCTGCGTTTCGATCCTTCCGAGGATGTGGCGCCGAAGGTGATTGCCACCGGCAAGGGGCATCTCGCCCGCAGGATCCTGGAGATCGCCCGTGAGAAGGAGATCCCCGTTTACGAGGACCCCACCCTGATCCAACTGTTGTCGAAGCTGGACCTTGGCGCAGAGGTCCCTCCCGAATTGTATCGAATGGTGGCGGAAGTGCTGGCTTTCGTCTATCGATTGGACAAAGGCATGGCCAAGGGGTAG
- a CDS encoding polysaccharide deacetylase family protein: MKRGIRRFALFLLFGLMAYLWLQPLPLEPDEQTPAHFGTSPNSAAGKYGWGFVRSENEVPPYVPEWQKALLKEYGAAYLGDNSRKSVAITFDMGYELEGATPRILETLAAYNAKATFFLAGHWVKTQPDLLRRMVAEGHTVANHTWNHPSLPEISTEKLTEEILSLHRGIQQASGTDYQAKYLRPPKGEFSRKSLESTKNLGYRTIFWSISSVDWLPSSRPQQVYQDVVNQLHPGAIILLHGNSKAVVEALEGILKNIQERGYAVETLDQLLPPLPEATIGEKG, from the coding sequence TTGAAGAGAGGTATTCGCAGATTCGCCCTGTTTCTCCTGTTTGGCCTCATGGCATATCTGTGGCTGCAACCGCTGCCCCTGGAACCGGATGAACAAACGCCGGCCCATTTCGGCACCTCCCCCAACAGCGCCGCAGGAAAATACGGCTGGGGTTTCGTTCGTTCCGAAAACGAAGTCCCCCCCTATGTGCCGGAGTGGCAAAAGGCATTGTTGAAAGAATACGGCGCCGCCTATCTGGGCGACAACAGCCGCAAATCGGTGGCGATCACCTTTGATATGGGCTATGAACTGGAAGGGGCCACCCCGCGCATCCTTGAAACCCTGGCCGCCTATAACGCCAAAGCGACTTTTTTCTTGGCCGGCCACTGGGTGAAGACACAGCCCGATCTGCTCCGGCGCATGGTCGCCGAGGGCCATACGGTGGCCAACCACACCTGGAATCACCCCAGCCTGCCGGAGATCTCCACGGAAAAACTCACCGAAGAGATTCTCTCTTTACATCGTGGCATCCAGCAGGCCTCGGGAACGGATTACCAGGCCAAATACCTGCGGCCCCCCAAAGGGGAATTCAGCCGCAAATCGCTGGAATCGACAAAAAACCTCGGTTACCGGACAATCTTCTGGAGCATCTCCTCCGTCGACTGGCTGCCCTCGTCGCGTCCTCAACAAGTCTATCAAGATGTGGTCAATCAACTCCACCCAGGCGCAATCATCCTGCTCCACGGCAATTCGAAAGCTGTTGTGGAAGCGCTGGAGGGCATCCTGAAGAACATTCAGGAACGAGGCTATGCGGTGGAAACGCTCGACCAACTCCTCCCGCCGCTGCCCGAAGCGACGATAGGCGAAAAGGGATAA